TCTAGGCAGAAGTCTTAAATATCCTCTTGTTGTGGAGGGCATGCCCAAGGCGTTGATATTTGTAATTGACATGGCAAAGAGAGAGGAGTACTCCGTTTTGAAGAACTTCTTGACAAAGGCAGGCTACGAGGTTAAATCCGCCGTCGGCTCCAGAGACGTAAACATCAACTACGACGTAGATTTCATGACCATGTCCGCCGACGACGCCGCCAAAATCGCCGACGAGTACGACCTACTGGGGCTGGCAGGAGGCTACAAGATCTACTACCACGTGCTGGGAAAAAAGCCCCCCTTGAAGATATGGGACCTAAACATAGACCTAGCAAAGCTAAACGCAGTCGTTGACAAATTCCACAGAGAAGGCAAGACAGTCGTGGCCCCGCTTGCCGTGCCGGGCTATCTAGCCCAGCTAGGCCTGTTAAGAGGCAAGGAAGCCACGGTATACCCCACCACCGAGCTCATTAAAATACTTAGAGAGGGGGGTGCTAAGTTTGTAAACCGCCAGGTAGTCAGGAGCGGGGGCGTGGTAACCGTGAAAGACATCACCACCACAAGCGAAAAAGAGTTTATAGAAGTTTTCCGTGAAGCAACTTGAAAGTTTTGAAATCCCACGTACAGTAATATTTGGACCTGGTGCCATAACAAAGACCCCGCTCGTCGTCGCCGGGTTAAGAGCTGGAAAAATACTCATCGTAACGGGGAGATCTACGACGTTGCACTACGCCAGCCAGGTAGCTCAGCTACTCAGCGGGTACACCGTCGACGTAGTTAAATACGACGAGGTTGACCTAGAAAAGACGGGGTACGACCTAGTGCTGGGCGTGGGCGGCGGCAGACCTCTCGACATGGCTAAGGTATATGCATACATACATAAGAAGCCGCTGGTGGTAATCCCCACCTCGGCAAGCCACGACGGCATCGCGTCTCCATACGTCTCCTACGTGCTGTCGAGGAGAATGTATTCTCGCGGCAAGATAGTGGCGCCCCCCACCGCGATCATAGCAGACACCTCGGTAATACTAAGCGCCCCGTCCCGTCTGTTGAGAGCCGGCATAGGCGACCTGCTGGGGAAAATAGTGGCTGTGAGAGACTGGCAACTGGCGCATAGACTCAAGGGAGAGGAGTACAGCGAATACGCGGCACACCTCTCCCTCACCAGCTACAGAATCGTGGCCTCCAACGCCGCGAGGATACGGAACTTCGCAAGGGAGGAGGACGTGAGGGTCTTAGTCAAGGCGTTGATAGGTTGCGGAGTGGCCATGGGCATAGCCGGCTCCTCGCGGCCGTGTAGCGGCTCGGAGCACCTATTTGCACACGCCATCGAGATGCGCCTACAAGAGAAGAACGACGAGGCTATCCACGGAGAGCTCGTAGCTATAGGCTCCATCGTCATGGCCTACCTCCACGGAATAAAATGGCAGAGAATAAAGAAGATAGCCGAGACTGTAGGCCTCCCCACCACGTTAAAACAAGCCGGCGTAGATATCGACCTCGCCGTAGAGGCGCTCACCACGGCCCACAGCCTACGCCCAGATAGATACACAATACTCGGAGATGGAATTGACCGCGAAGCCGCTAGACGCGCCCTGGAAAACACAGGCCTTCTCTAGAAAAATTATAAACTCGGGAGCAACGAGACGTGGTGATGCAGAGGTTTCCGGAGCGATAGATGAGCGGAGCCGTGGAGCTGACTAGTAGAAATCCGCCACGTCTGCGTCAAGCAGATTAATAATAGGCGCGTCGAGAGGTATAAAGACTGCGTACTCCTCTGGTAGCCTCGGCGACGCCACGACACCCCTATCCCCATAAAAAACCGCCCCTATCAACTTTCTACTATGTGGGAAGTACAGCCACCCAGACGCCCACAGCTTACTATCTATTTTTATATACATACCCTCAATATCTACTATTTTTATCTTTCTTGTAAAATTTTTATCAAATAATTTCTTAATATAGGTCTTTGCTAAATTACACAACATTACTTTCATAATAGTTTTTCTATATTTTATTTTTATCATACATTTACTACTATTGAATCTGCTTCTATAGATTTTTATATTTACCTTGGTATTGGTGAATCCGCTTACCACGGCTCTGCGAAATATTTAATTATATATCTGTTACAGTTTCCGTGACAGAGAAGTGGTATCAGCTCTCCGTAGAGGTACATAAAAAATACGGCGGCAAAATATCGATCATTCCAAAAGTCCCCATTAGCTCAATGGAGGAATTTGCCATATACTACACCCCAGGAATCGCAGAAGTCTCTAGACAAATACACAAAAACCCAGAGCTAGCCTTTGAGCTAACCTCAAGGTGGAATATCATCGGAGTCATTACAGACGGCACGAGGGTGCTGGGCCTCGGAAATATTGGGCCAGAAGCCGCCTATCCGGTGATGGAGGGCAAAGCCCTGATTTTTAAATATCTCGGCGGCGTCGACGCCATACCCATCCCCATAAGAGTGAAGACGCCGGAGGAGTTCATCTCAGTCGCAAAGGCCCTCGAGCCAGCGCTGGGCGGGGTCAACCTCGAAGATATCGAGTCGCCGAAATGTTTCTACCTTCTTGACAAGTTGAGAAAGGAACTGCAGATACCCGTGTGGCACGACGACCAGCAAGGCACGGCCACGGCCACCCTTGCCGGTTTAATAAACGCCCTGAAGCTCGTGGGGAAGAAGATCAGCGACGTCACCATAGCGCTTGTGGGAGCCGGGGCCTCTAATATCTACACAGCCCGCATATTAATCAAATACGGGGCAAAGCCGGGCAACCTCATACTAGTAGATAGCAAAGGCATTCTACACCCAGAACGCGACGACATCGACAAGATGATGATTGAAAACCCGTGGAAGTACAAATACGCCATTGAGACAAACGCAGAGAGGCGCCGCGGCGGCATACCCGAGGCCATGAAAGGCGCAGACGTCATAATCGCGGCGTCGAGACCAGGCCCCGGCGTGATAAAGAAGGAGTGGGTAGCCTCAATGAACAAAGACGCCATCGTATTCGCCCTGGCCAACCCCGTCCCCGAGATATGGCCGTGGGAGGCAAAAGAAGCCGGCGCTAAAATCGTGGCGACAGGCCGCAGCGATTTCCCCAACCAAGTTAACAACTCACTAATATTCCCAGCGGTGTTCAGAGGCGCACTCGACGTGAGAGCCACTACTATAACCGACGAGATGCTCATTGCGGCCGCGGAGGAGGTGGCCAAATTCGCAGAGGAAAAAGGCATACACGAGGAGTACATAATACCCAAAATGACTGAGTGGGAGGTCTATGTCAGAGAAGCCGCCGCAGTCGCCGCAACCGCCTCGGCGCAGAAGGTAGCCAGGATACCACGGTCCTACAACGAGGAGCTAGAAGTAGCGAGGACAGTCATCGGGAAGAGCATAAAGACCCTCGAAATTTTAATGAGGGAAAAAATTATCGAGTAGTTTTTCACCTCTGTTCAATCGGTA
The sequence above is drawn from the Pyrobaculum ferrireducens genome and encodes:
- a CDS encoding DJ-1/PfpI family protein produces the protein MPKALIFVIDMAKREEYSVLKNFLTKAGYEVKSAVGSRDVNINYDVDFMTMSADDAAKIADEYDLLGLAGGYKIYYHVLGKKPPLKIWDLNIDLAKLNAVVDKFHREGKTVVAPLAVPGYLAQLGLLRGKEATVYPTTELIKILREGGAKFVNRQVVRSGGVVTVKDITTTSEKEFIEVFREAT
- a CDS encoding sn-glycerol-1-phosphate dehydrogenase produces the protein MKQLESFEIPRTVIFGPGAITKTPLVVAGLRAGKILIVTGRSTTLHYASQVAQLLSGYTVDVVKYDEVDLEKTGYDLVLGVGGGRPLDMAKVYAYIHKKPLVVIPTSASHDGIASPYVSYVLSRRMYSRGKIVAPPTAIIADTSVILSAPSRLLRAGIGDLLGKIVAVRDWQLAHRLKGEEYSEYAAHLSLTSYRIVASNAARIRNFAREEDVRVLVKALIGCGVAMGIAGSSRPCSGSEHLFAHAIEMRLQEKNDEAIHGELVAIGSIVMAYLHGIKWQRIKKIAETVGLPTTLKQAGVDIDLAVEALTTAHSLRPDRYTILGDGIDREAARRALENTGLL
- a CDS encoding NAD(P)-dependent malic enzyme, which gives rise to MTEKWYQLSVEVHKKYGGKISIIPKVPISSMEEFAIYYTPGIAEVSRQIHKNPELAFELTSRWNIIGVITDGTRVLGLGNIGPEAAYPVMEGKALIFKYLGGVDAIPIPIRVKTPEEFISVAKALEPALGGVNLEDIESPKCFYLLDKLRKELQIPVWHDDQQGTATATLAGLINALKLVGKKISDVTIALVGAGASNIYTARILIKYGAKPGNLILVDSKGILHPERDDIDKMMIENPWKYKYAIETNAERRRGGIPEAMKGADVIIAASRPGPGVIKKEWVASMNKDAIVFALANPVPEIWPWEAKEAGAKIVATGRSDFPNQVNNSLIFPAVFRGALDVRATTITDEMLIAAAEEVAKFAEEKGIHEEYIIPKMTEWEVYVREAAAVAATASAQKVARIPRSYNEELEVARTVIGKSIKTLEILMREKIIE